AATCTGTCGCGCTATCGGCGGCCGCGGCGAACGCCTCCGGCTCACACATTGAAGCGGAAGTGTACGATGTCGCCGTCACGCATAACATAGTCCTTACCCTCCAGGCGCAGCTTGCCGGCTTCGCGGCACTTGGCGTCGCTGCCGTAAGCGATGAAGTCATCGTAATGCACGACTTCGGCGCGGATGAAGCCGCGTTCGATGTCGCTGTGGATCTTGCCGGCGGCCTTGACCGCGGTGGTGCCGCGCTTGATCGTCCACGCCCGCACCTCGTCCTCGCCCGAAGTCAGGAAGCTGATCAAATCGAGCATCGCATAGGCGGCGCGCACGAAGCGGTCGCGCGCTGATTCCGTGATGCCGAGGTCAGCGAGAAACGGGCCGCGATCGGCCGGGTCGAGAGCGGCGATCTCCATCTCCATCTGGCCACAGAGTACCAGCCCGGTGAGATGGTCGCGGGCGAGCAAGCCCTGCACCTCGGCCGGCAGCGGCGCGGCCGCCTGCTCGTCGGGAACATTGATGACCACGAGTAGCGGCAACCGGCTGAGGAAACCGAACCCGGCCACGGTGCGCACTTCCTCTCCGGTCAGGGCCAAATCGCGCAGCGGTTGTTCGGCGTCGAGCGTCTGCCGGCAGCGTTGTAACAGATCCTGCTCGCGCTCCTTGCCCTTCTCCTTCTTCAGCCGATCCAGTCGCTTCTCAATGACGGCGAGGTCCGCCAGGATCAATTCGCTGCGGAAGTTGTCGATGTCGCGCGCGGCGGCCGCCGGTGCGCCGCTGATGGGATCGGTGAAGCCGCGCACGACTTGCACCAGCGCATCGGCGTCCCGCATTTGCACGATGGCGGCCGTGTCGAGGGCGCCGGCCGCCTGCTCGCCGCTGGCCGCGGGAAAATCGACGAACACGATCTCGGCGTACGTGGTCTTGCGCGGCTGGAAGATCTCGCTCAGCCGATCGACGCGCGAATCGGGCACCTTGATTGTACCCAAGTTCGGCTTGCCGGGCTCAGCATAGCCGCCTACGGTTGCGTGCAACCCGGTCAGCGCGTTGAACACCGTGGTCTTACCGGCACGCGGAAAACCAACCAACCCGACTTTCATGAATCTGACCCGGCGGGCGTGTTACACGCCTGGCGCAGCGCGCTCAGCTCGCTCAGTACACCCACTTGCCCTTCTTGTACTGGAAGATCTCGGTCACCTCGGTGGCCTCCAGCGCCCGCGGCGCGGCGGCCTCGGCCTCCGACGCTGACGCCCCGCGCTTCTGATAGCGAAGCTCCTGGTACTTGATCTTGCCCACCGGCGTTGCCTTAGGTTCACTCAGCGACTTCAGCTCGCAGGTGTGCTCTTGGCTGTAGCCGACGTATTCACCTTCCACGCCATCGCCACTGGCGACCCAGCGGATCTGTCTCAAGTTGTCGCGCTCGCGCACCGCCAGCTTATCCATCCAGCTGGCACAGAAGGTTTGGAACTGCTCGGCTGGTCGGTCGCCGGCAGCAGTCACGGTGGCTGTTGCCAACACCAGTGCCCAGGCACCGCACCAACCAAGGTGGAAAATCCTCATAACCATTGCTCCTATTGCGCCAGCAGTTCGACGCGCCGATTCTCTGCCCGGCCGGTGTCGGATTCGTTGCTGGCTACCGGTTCGTTCTCGCCCTTGCCCCGCGCCGTCAGCCGTTGGGCGGGCACGCCGAGCTTGACGAGATAATCGCGCACCGCTGTGGCGCGTCGCAACGAAAGCTGGTCGTTGGCAGCAGCGCTGCCATTGGCATCCGTATGGCCTGCGACTACCACTGCCAAGTCCGGATTGTCCCGCAGGGTGGCGGCAGCTTCTTCCAGAACCGGCACGGCATCGGAGCGGATATCGGCCTTGCCGGAGTCAAAGCGCACTCCCCGCAGCACGATCTTCGCCTTCATCTTGGCCGGGGCGGGTACCGGCGGTGGTGGTGGCGGTGGTACCTGGGCGACAACCGCAGGCGCGGGCGGCGGCACGGGCGTCTGCCAGGTTAAGCCGGCCAGATAGCGGTACTGGTCGAGCACGCCGCTCAAGGCAATGTCGATACCGCCCTGTAGTGCCAACCCGGTCTTCTCGGGCAGCGTCCAACGAAAACCCGAAAACAGCTGCATCGGGATCGAGCCGCGTAGTTCATCCACAGTGCCGGTGTTACCGCG
The window above is part of the Deltaproteobacteria bacterium genome. Proteins encoded here:
- the ychF gene encoding redox-regulated ATPase YchF, translated to MKVGLVGFPRAGKTTVFNALTGLHATVGGYAEPGKPNLGTIKVPDSRVDRLSEIFQPRKTTYAEIVFVDFPAASGEQAAGALDTAAIVQMRDADALVQVVRGFTDPISGAPAAAARDIDNFRSELILADLAVIEKRLDRLKKEKGKEREQDLLQRCRQTLDAEQPLRDLALTGEEVRTVAGFGFLSRLPLLVVINVPDEQAAAPLPAEVQGLLARDHLTGLVLCGQMEMEIAALDPADRGPFLADLGITESARDRFVRAAYAMLDLISFLTSGEDEVRAWTIKRGTTAVKAAGKIHSDIERGFIRAEVVHYDDFIAYGSDAKCREAGKLRLEGKDYVMRDGDIVHFRFNV